The following is a genomic window from Acetobacteroides hydrogenigenes.
AAGCACCTTCGCATGAAGCCATCGCAAGTTGTGGAGCAGCACCTCTACCTCGACAACGACAACGACTACGTTTACCAACAAGCGCCATGTCCTTTCCTTATGTCGGATAACTACTGCTGCATCTACGAGTCACGCCCACGCGCGTGCCGAGAGTACCCGCATACCGACAGGGTAAACATGCACCAGATTTTGAACCTGACCTATAAAAATGTATTTGTATGCCCAGCGGTTGCCCTAATGGTAGAACGTCTGCAACAAAGGCTAGTACTTTAGCCCATCAGATTTCAGAAGGGCAATAATCCATACCCCAAACGATACGCCAATGTAAAGAAGGATTACCATTGGTAGCGCATATAGCCTAAAGAAAGCCAACAGCAGAATTGAGGCCGCGATAAAACCATACTTAAGGGCATTATCCCTAAGGGAAAAGTTCTTAAACTTTAGTGCAAACATGGGCATTTCGCAAACCAAAAGATAGGCCGAGATAACCGACACAAACAATAATGTCATCGGATGAAGTATGATGCCCTGAATACCTGGATTGGCTGCATTTTCGGATATAAAGCCTAGCGACATTATGAAGATTGCATTGGCCGGAGTAGGCAAGCCAATAAACGAGGTAGTCTGACGGGTATCAACATTGAACTTAGCCAAACGAATTGCCGAGAAAACCGCAACAAGCAACGGTACTGCAAGGAAGAAGTAGGTCCAGAAACCAAAGCCAACAACGTTGCGGTAAACAAATATCTTGGTAAGCGGAGGTATTTCGTTGCTAGAGAACGTTTCGAAGAAACCGAGGAAAACATCATTTGGCATCAACGAGCTAGCCATAAGCTGCAGCAGTATAAAGCATGGAGCAACACCAAAGCTCACCACATCAGCTAGCGAATCGAGCTCTTTCCCAATTTCCGAATGAACCTTCAGCGCTCGGGCCACCATCCCATCAAAGAAATCAAAAACTGCCGCAATCAGTATAAAGTAGCCAGCGTACGAAAGCATTCCATGAAATGCAAGTCCAATTGCGATACATCCCGAGATAAGATTAAACGACGTAAAGCTATTTGGTATATTCTTAATCAAACCCGATTGGTTCATTATAATAGTGTGTTGCTTAGGGGAGCAAAAGTAAATTAAATTCCTTATGCGCGTTCTGAAACCCTTATATCGAACTTTGACGAACCTTAAAAATTAGATTATTTAACTATGCCATACCCCATTTAGCGTCACTCGTAGCATCTAGGAGCAAGTATATGCGAAAAATGGCATCTGCCTTTAGCAAATGTTACAAGACATTTTGCCAAAGCCCCCCTCAAAAGGTATCGGTAAGAACTTTTTGTGGAATTTACCAAACATACTACCTTTACCCTACCTAACAGAACCACCATCGCGCATACAATGTACAGGATTGCAGTAGATTTTGATGGAACAATCGTCGAAAACAAGTACCCCAAAATAGGGAAACCGCTACCATTTGCCTTCGAAACGCTAAAGGCATTCCAGAAGAAAGGATGCGTCCTAATACTGTGGACATGCCGAGAAGGTGAGCTGCTCGACGAGGCAGTTGAGTTTTGTAGGCGAAATGGGGTAGAATTCTACGCCGTAAACCAAAATCATCCCGAAGAGGCCGGCGTTACCGAATGGTCCCGAAAGGTTGATGCACGGTACTACATCGACGACAGAGGCATCCCCCCATTTCAGGGCTGGGGAGAGACATTCCAAATGATCTTTCCCGACGAAGTAGCACCCATAAAGAGAAAACGATTTTTCCTATTTTAGACCAATGACCAGCAAATACCAACCCATGGTTTACGCAGCGCTGATATCGCTCTTGCTTGTAGCCTGCAGCGGAGAATCCAAAAAGGAGGAAGCTTCTGCCAGCGAAACAGAAATCAAAGCAGTTCCCCAAATTGAAGTAGCCCGCTACAAAGATGGCGACATGGTAAAGGAGGGAGACGCAATCAAGCTCAGCTTTACCCTTCCCAAAGAGGCTGAAAACCCAGACTCCATTGTGCTAACGCTAAACGAAAAGCCCTTCCAGAAAGGCCTTCAGACCTCGGCAACGATTGCCACCAACGGCTTGAAGATGGGCCGCCAGCGCATCGTGATTGAGGCCTACAAAGGAGGAACGGTTGCTGCCGAAAGATACCTCTCCCTAAACATTAAGTCGGCCATTAAGCCTGCCAGCTACCGCTACACCGTGGTTGCCACCTACCCTCACGACAC
Proteins encoded in this region:
- a CDS encoding YkgJ family cysteine cluster protein; the protein is MTPELLSILARAKDNQNRIKDFFSKLKSKKVKNLDKLFHDIHEEVFEEVNCLDCAGCCSTISPIITDNDISRMAKHLRMKPSQVVEQHLYLDNDNDYVYQQAPCPFLMSDNYCCIYESRPRACREYPHTDRVNMHQILNLTYKNVFVCPAVALMVERLQQRLVL
- a CDS encoding CDP-alcohol phosphatidyltransferase family protein — protein: MNQSGLIKNIPNSFTSFNLISGCIAIGLAFHGMLSYAGYFILIAAVFDFFDGMVARALKVHSEIGKELDSLADVVSFGVAPCFILLQLMASSLMPNDVFLGFFETFSSNEIPPLTKIFVYRNVVGFGFWTYFFLAVPLLVAVFSAIRLAKFNVDTRQTTSFIGLPTPANAIFIMSLGFISENAANPGIQGIILHPMTLLFVSVISAYLLVCEMPMFALKFKNFSLRDNALKYGFIAASILLLAFFRLYALPMVILLYIGVSFGVWIIALLKSDGLKY